A region of the Oceanihabitans sp. IOP_32 genome:
ACCAAGCATAATTATTCGGGACTAGGCATAAAATTTTTTAGTATATACAATGCCTCTTTTTTCCACCAAACAAAACGTTGTCAATTAGCTATTATTAATTTATCGTTTTTTGTTTGCTAAACACCCATGTAGAACTCCATTCAAATTATCTGATAAGAATTGAAATAAAATACTGCTTACAAAACCTCAACAAAAAAAATGCAACATTACGCTTAACCAAGCCATGGCCAAAGCACCAATTCTATAAGTTTTAAACGAAATACGACTTCAGGTAAACTTACATTAAAACAGCAAAAATAAGGCTTAGCAAAATAAGATTTAGCTAAACAAGCCTCTGGTTTCTTTTTCATTCCCCTTATTTTTCGTAATATTGCACACTTAATGAAAAATAATAGACTACACATAAAACAAAATTTAAGAGTTTACACATTTGCTTTTGGTGTTTTCAGAAACCAATCGAGTAAATTTATCCCTCCTACCTGTTAGCTATTTTCATTTTATTACATCATTATCATTTTTTGACGTTATTGTTTTCCCTTATCGTTTTTGGTAGAGGTTAAACACGTTGCTACATATTAATTTTTAATTCCATAAACTTTATGATTTTATCAAACACCTCTATTGTTAAACTATTAACAATGGGCATGTTTCTAACATTTTCTGTAACTGTAAAAGCACAACAAAACAAAGAAGAAGAAAAACCGCAAGTAAAAATAGGAGGCGCATTACGCTATAACTACAATTTGTCTTCATGGAAAGACGGACAAAAAAAACGTGGCGGCGATTTTGGTTTTGATCTTTTTCGTATTAATGCCAATGCCAAATACAAAAAATTAAAACTTAATGCTGAATATCGCTTGTACTCACAAGGTTTTGGCGGCGGAATGCTTAAACAAGGTTGGGTTGGATATGACTTTAACGAGAAAGATAACTTACAAATAGGTTTAACTCAAGTGCCTTTCGGGAATACCACCTATAATTCACACAACTGGTTTTTTAACATCGATTTTTATACTGGTATGGAAGACGACCACGATATGGGTGTGAAATTTACTCATAAAAGTGAGAAATGGGATTATGCCATTGCTTTTTTTAAAAATGCCGAAGAATTAAATTTTGGAAGTAATTCTGATATTGACGATTCCAGATACTCCTATGATGTTGCGTCTATTGATATTGATGGCGACGGAAATTTAGATTTAAGAAACAAAGAAGTCAATCAATTAAATGCACAGCTTAACTATAAATTTGGAGAAGACGTAAAACACAATTTAGGCGTGTCGTTACAGTATGGAGGACTGTACAATTTAGATACAGAAAATATGGGAAATCACTATGCTGCTGCCGTTCATTACACCTTAAAATCAGGAAATTTTGATGCAAAAGCTCAGGTCTCTACCTATGAATACAACCCAGAAAACCCTGTAGGACAAACTAAGGACGTTGTAGGAATGACGGCCTTTGGCGCTCCCTACCTTATAGCCTCGAAAGCAAACAATTATACCGTTGGTGCCGCCTACAGTATTCCCGTAAATTGGGCACCAATTTCTAACATTCAAATTTATAATGATTTTGGATATACCGACAAAGACAATAAAAACTTTGAAGACTCCATGATGAATGTTACCGGAATGCTTATAACAGCAGGAAACATCTATACCTATATAGATTATGCCATGGGAAAAAACCACCCTTGGTTAGGTGATGTTTGGACAAATGCTCTGGGATCAGGAACACCTAACGCCGATTGGCATGCCAGATTTAATATTAATATCGGATATTATTTTTAGAATGAAAAAACAAGACACAAAAATACAAATAAAAGACCTTACGCTTATTTTCGGAAAACGAAAAAAGGAGGCTTTACAACTATTAAATGAGGGCTTTTCTAAGACTGAAATATTAGAAAAAACAGGTTGTATTGTCGGTGTAAATAAAGCCAATTTTGAAATAAAAGCAGGAGAGTTTTTTGTTATCATGGGACTTTCCGGTAGTGGAAAATCCACGCTATTGCGATGTTTAAATCGCTTAATTGAGCCTACTAGTGGTGATGTGATTATTAATAACGACAATATTACCAAGAAAAACAACAAAGAGTTGTTAGAAGTTCGCAGAACCGAAATGAGTATGGTTTTTCAAAAATTTGGTTTACTGCCACACCGTACCGTATTAGAAAATGCTGCCTTTGGTTTAGAAATAAAAGGAGAAGACAAGATAAATCGCCTAAAAAAAGCTACAGAAGCTCTAGAAACCGTGGGATTAAAGGGTTTTGAAAGTCAGCTGCCCTCACAACTTTCTGGAGGCATGCAACAGCGCGTAGGCTTGGCAAGAGCATTAACAAACGATCCTGAAATATTATTAATGGACGAGGCGTTTTCTGCACTCGACCCACTAATAAAGTCCGATATGCAAGACGAATTACTCGATTTGCAAGAGAAATTAAAAAAAACCATCGTTTTTATTACCCACGATTTAGATGAAGCCATAAAACTTGGCGACCGAATTGCGATAATGAAAGATGGTAAAATAGAGCAAATTGGTACTGCGGAAGATATCTTGACCGAACCAGCAAGCGAATACGTAGAAGCTTTTGTTGAAAAAGTCGATAGAAAAAATATCATTACAGCTGGTACACTCATGTTTGAAAAACCAATAGTTTGCCAATTTAAAAAAGATGGTATTAAAGGCGCTTTGCGAAAAATGCGAAATGCGGTAACAGAAGTGCTTCCAGTGATAGATGAACATCACGTTTTTTTGGGTTTTATTTGGTTAAAAGATGTTTTAAAAGCCGAGAAAGAGGGCTCTAAAACCATAGATAGTATTTTAAGAACAGAAGTGCCCAGCGTATATCCTGAGTACACCGTAGAAGAGATGATGCCACTTATTATAGGTACAAAATCACCTATCGCTGTAGTTAATGAAATGAACGGAAAATTAAAGGGAATTGTTACACAAATTTCACTAATGATAGAGGCTACTCAGTTTGATAAACAGGAAATAAAAGACCTAAAAGAACAGGCAATAAAACAATAATTATGGATAAAATTATAGACATAGGAAAATATATCGAACGCTTTGTAAATTGGCTTACAGATAATGCGAAACCATTTTTTGATCTCATCAAAGACGGCGGAAACGGCTTTATCGAGGGC
Encoded here:
- a CDS encoding glycine betaine/L-proline ABC transporter ATP-binding protein; the encoded protein is MPDLILISDIIFRMKKQDTKIQIKDLTLIFGKRKKEALQLLNEGFSKTEILEKTGCIVGVNKANFEIKAGEFFVIMGLSGSGKSTLLRCLNRLIEPTSGDVIINNDNITKKNNKELLEVRRTEMSMVFQKFGLLPHRTVLENAAFGLEIKGEDKINRLKKATEALETVGLKGFESQLPSQLSGGMQQRVGLARALTNDPEILLMDEAFSALDPLIKSDMQDELLDLQEKLKKTIVFITHDLDEAIKLGDRIAIMKDGKIEQIGTAEDILTEPASEYVEAFVEKVDRKNIITAGTLMFEKPIVCQFKKDGIKGALRKMRNAVTEVLPVIDEHHVFLGFIWLKDVLKAEKEGSKTIDSILRTEVPSVYPEYTVEEMMPLIIGTKSPIAVVNEMNGKLKGIVTQISLMIEATQFDKQEIKDLKEQAIKQ